A genomic region of Leptidea sinapis chromosome 46, ilLepSina1.1, whole genome shotgun sequence contains the following coding sequences:
- the LOC126977839 gene encoding UDP-glucosyltransferase 2-like isoform X2, which yields MMWFLRLSSILVLTGIVESYKILLISPLLGKSHAILGDGIAKHLANAGHEVTYITAMPGNLSYKGRNIKKIDVSQNLDIMKATGGKLSIQYHIENKDQNADIKFFFNVFLENAKMTLSNEAVQDLLNDKSQHFDVIVAEWMFNEVYAGFAAVYDCPLIWFSTMEPHWMVLRLIDEATNPAYSIEVLSKHLSTPLSFSQRLEALFDRMYIYYLFQTFVHDKDEEIYNKYMVPHINSQKYTSLDILRYNASLLLGNSHVSLGEASSLPQSYKAIGGYHIDRDVKPLPDNIKKIMDDANNGVIYFSMGSNIKSRDFPEELKQKLLKFLGGLKQTVIWKFEEELPNRPSNVHIVSWAPQQSILAHPNCVLFISHGGLLSITEAIHFGVPLVGIPVFADQFTNVERAVNKGFAKKVLITLNLAEDLKEQVVNILNDPKYTAKVKELSFIYHDRPVTPGAELVFWVEHVVKTRGAPHLRSPALHVPFYQKLYLDLLALILILALLAVFLIVKIFSAFFGQSSITINNKKLN from the exons atgATGTGGTTTCTACGTTTGTCTAGCATACTCGTCTTAACAGGCATCGTCGAGtcgtacaaaatattattaataagtccATTATTGGGAAAAAGTCATGCAATACTTGGCGATGGTATTGCTAAACATTTGGCAAACGCAGGCCATGAG gTAACTTACATAACTGCTATGCCAGGAAATCTCTCATACAAAGGACGGAATATTAAGAAGATTGATGTTAGCCAAAACTTAGATATAAtgaaag CGACAGGCGGTAAGCTGTCAATACAATatcatattgaaaataaagaCCAGAATGCTGATATAAAGTTTTTCTTTAATGTTTTCTTGGAGAACGCAAAGATGACCCTTTCAAATGAGGCAGTGCAAGATCTATTGAACGACAAGAGTCAACATTTCGATGTCATTGTCGCTGAGTGGATGTTTAATGAAGTATATGCTGG GTTCGCAGCAGTATATGATTGTCCATTAATATGGTTTTCGACAATGGAACCTCATTGGATGGTACTTAGGTTGATTGATGAAGCAACAAACCCAGCATATTCCATCGAAGTATTATCCAAACATCTCTCGACTCCGTTATCATTTTCACAAAGGCTTGAAGCCTTGTTTGACAGAATGTACATATATTACTTGTTCCAAAC GTTTGTTCACGACAAGGATGAAGagatatacaataaatatatggtTCCACACATTAACAGTCAGAAGTACACGTCCCTAGATATTCTGAGATACAACGCATCCTTATTACTAGGCAACTCCCATGTATCACTTGGAGAAGCATCAAGCTTACCACAGAGTTATAAAGCAATTGGAGGGTATCACATTGACAGAGACGTAAAACCTTTACCAGAT aacattaagaaaattatggaTGACGCAAATAACGGAGTCATATACTTCAGTATGGGTTCAAACATCAAGAGTCGAGATTTTCCTGAAGAACTTAAGCAAAAGTTGTTAAAATTCCTTGGAGGATTGAAACAAACAGTTATTTGGAAGTTTGAAGAAGAGTTACCGAATCGTCCAAGTAACGTTCACATTGTATCATGGGCCCCTCAGCAGAGCATTTTAG CTCATCCAAACTGCGTCCTTTTCATCTCACATGGAGGTCTACTATCAATAACAGAAGCAATACATTTCGGTGTACCTTTGGTTGGTATTCCAGTATTTGCTGATCAATTCACCAATGTTGAAAGAGCTGTCAATAAAGGTTTCGCTAAAAAAGTTCTAATAACATTAAATCTGGCAGAAGATCTGAAGGAACAAGTTGTAAACATTCTTAATGATCCCAA ataTACTGCAAAAGTGAAGGAGTTGTCATTTATTTACCACGACCGTCCAGTAACTCCTGGTGCTGAGTTGGTTTTCTGGGTGGAACACGTGGTGAAGACACGAGGAGCTCCACATCTACGATCACCCGCACTGCACGTGCCGTTTTACCAGAAGTTATACCTAGACCTCCTAgccttaattttaattttagctcTTTTAGCAgtatttttaatagtaaaaatattttcggCATTTTTTGGCCAATCTTctataacaattaataacaaGAAATTAAATTGA